From Thermogladius calderae 1633, a single genomic window includes:
- a CDS encoding RuvB-like helicase yields MPEIKVETIRRRARISTHSHIRGLGLDEKGRALPVADGLVGQREAREAAGIIVQIIKSGRMSGRGILFVGPPGTGKTALAIAIARELGEDTPFVIMSGSEIYSSEKKKTEILMEALRRSLGVRIRERRLVYEGVVKDVKVKRVRHPLAPYLTIPREARIVLATKDEEVPLTVGEEITEQIIEMGIRRGDVIWIDAETGKVFREGKAKDFAEVKTYDVETKRLVEIPRGPVKKEKEIVRTLTLHELDTIVASQRALISFFGFAFEKEIPPEVRKEVDETVRKWIESNKGEIVPGVLFIDDAHMLDIEAFSFLTRAMESEFSPLIILATNRGMAKIRGTDIESPHGIPLDLLDRLLIIPTRPYTSEEMREIIKIRAEEEDIKLSDEALEELVKLATETSLRYAVQLLEPAYIIAGENGREQVGVEEVRRARQLFIDLSASVKYLKEFESKFLK; encoded by the coding sequence ATGCCAGAGATCAAAGTGGAGACTATCAGGAGGAGGGCGAGGATCAGCACCCACAGCCACATAAGGGGGCTGGGACTAGACGAGAAGGGCAGGGCCTTACCTGTCGCGGACGGGTTAGTGGGGCAGAGAGAAGCTAGGGAGGCGGCCGGTATAATAGTACAAATAATAAAGTCAGGCAGGATGAGTGGCAGGGGCATCCTCTTCGTCGGCCCCCCTGGTACCGGCAAGACGGCGCTGGCCATCGCGATCGCGAGAGAGCTCGGTGAAGACACACCGTTCGTCATAATGAGCGGCAGCGAGATTTACAGTAGTGAGAAGAAAAAGACAGAAATACTCATGGAGGCCCTACGCAGGTCTCTGGGTGTCAGGATAAGGGAGAGAAGGCTTGTCTACGAAGGTGTTGTCAAGGACGTCAAAGTCAAGAGAGTAAGGCATCCCCTGGCACCTTACCTCACCATACCCCGTGAAGCGCGCATAGTGCTAGCTACGAAGGACGAGGAAGTACCGCTGACGGTCGGCGAGGAGATTACCGAGCAGATAATCGAGATGGGGATTAGGAGGGGTGACGTCATATGGATCGACGCTGAGACGGGCAAGGTCTTTAGGGAGGGCAAGGCGAAGGACTTCGCCGAGGTGAAGACGTACGACGTGGAGACCAAGAGGCTTGTCGAGATACCTCGCGGCCCGGTCAAGAAGGAGAAAGAGATTGTCAGAACCCTCACGCTGCACGAGCTGGACACGATCGTTGCCTCCCAGAGAGCGTTAATAAGCTTCTTCGGTTTTGCCTTCGAGAAGGAGATACCGCCGGAGGTCAGGAAAGAGGTCGACGAGACTGTCAGGAAGTGGATCGAGAGCAATAAGGGCGAGATAGTCCCCGGAGTCTTGTTCATAGACGATGCCCACATGCTTGATATCGAGGCTTTCAGCTTCTTGACGAGGGCGATGGAGAGCGAGTTTTCCCCCTTGATCATCCTAGCGACCAATAGGGGGATGGCCAAGATAAGGGGTACGGACATCGAGTCACCGCACGGTATCCCCCTAGACCTACTTGACAGGTTGCTGATAATACCAACGAGACCTTACACCTCTGAAGAGATGAGGGAGATAATCAAGATCAGAGCCGAGGAGGAGGACATCAAGCTGAGCGACGAAGCTCTAGAGGAGCTGGTCAAGCTCGCGACCGAGACGAGCTTGAGGTACGCTGTTCAGCTTCTGGAGCCCGCCTACATAATAGCCGGCGAGAACGGTAGAGAGCAGGTGGGGGTCGAAGAGGTGAGGAGGGCGAGGCAGCTATTCATAGACTTGTCGGCCAGCGTTAAGTACTTGAAAGAGTTCGAGTCCAAGTTCTTAAAGTGA